In Mycobacterium sp. Aquia_216, a genomic segment contains:
- a CDS encoding SDR family NAD(P)-dependent oxidoreductase produces MSTEQSHGQNPSPGAYDLSGTTVVVTGGNAGIGVALARGVGRAGATVAIWARNDDRNRSFLTTRAAARHMIERGSGSIVVVSSMVSRYGAARQAAYAVTKSGLVGLGRTLAVELARYGIRVNILVPGWTITAMNEFLRADPKFMKAATARIPLRRWATDEDDLDIAPFLAHSGLTYHTGNEVVVDGGYSVF; encoded by the coding sequence GTGAGTACTGAGCAGTCGCACGGCCAGAACCCTTCACCGGGCGCCTACGATCTGAGCGGCACGACAGTGGTGGTCACCGGTGGCAATGCCGGTATCGGTGTCGCGCTGGCTCGCGGTGTCGGGCGCGCTGGGGCCACGGTAGCGATCTGGGCGCGAAACGACGACCGCAACCGGAGCTTCCTCACCACGCGCGCCGCCGCTCGGCACATGATCGAACGGGGGAGTGGTTCCATCGTGGTGGTGTCGTCCATGGTGTCGCGCTACGGCGCCGCTCGTCAGGCGGCCTATGCCGTCACCAAGAGCGGCTTGGTCGGCCTGGGCCGCACCCTCGCTGTGGAACTGGCCCGCTACGGAATCCGAGTGAACATCCTGGTCCCGGGATGGACGATCACCGCAATGAATGAGTTCCTGCGTGCCGATCCAAAGTTCATGAAAGCCGCTACCGCACGAATTCCGTTGCGCCGCTGGGCGACCGACGAGGATGACCTCGATATTGCACCGTTTCTGGCCCACAGCGGACTGACCTACCATACCGGTAACGAAGTGGTTGTCGACGGCGGCTACAGCGTCTTCTGA
- a CDS encoding class I adenylate-forming enzyme family protein, translating into MAATVGSALHWWARTKGDRPAVILGKDQLSYRQLHDWSGRLARRLADDGVKPGDRVGLLAPNALQWPVAALAIMKAGAVLVPFNARLKPSEIRKIADDAGLSLLIAASSHATVAHKACQAGREFAVLPFDSIDAERTGTPDDFRVDRDGAEPIAVIFTSGSTGLSKGVILTSNTLLSIVLENTLTEEGFRPGTVTLLVLPLAFTPGLVYGLLITTVLGGTLVVEPELNPSRAVNLIEQHSVRAIFGVPLIFESLSRADEFDSADLSSLQTAIVGGAAVPADLLKRWADKGVLLRQIYGMTEAGGVATATLKDDALGHPDSCGVGSIFTEVAVMADDGSAVGPGEHGEIVVRGPGVTPGYWDDPQTTAVAIRDGWLHSGDLGTRDAQGRITFVDRIKDLIISGGINISPVELEVTIASLDGVAEVAVIAAPDPRFGETPAAIITVAPGAESLDEATVIAHCEQLLSDYKVPRYVVLRSEPLPRLPSGKIAKQAVREEYHDIGQRFTRAR; encoded by the coding sequence ATGGCCGCGACAGTCGGCTCAGCACTGCACTGGTGGGCAAGAACCAAAGGCGACCGGCCCGCGGTCATCCTTGGCAAGGACCAACTCAGCTATCGGCAACTGCACGACTGGTCCGGGCGGCTAGCGCGGCGGTTGGCCGACGACGGTGTCAAGCCCGGCGACCGTGTCGGACTGCTGGCACCCAACGCGCTGCAATGGCCGGTGGCGGCGTTGGCAATCATGAAGGCCGGTGCGGTGCTCGTGCCGTTCAACGCCCGCCTCAAGCCCTCGGAGATCCGCAAAATTGCCGACGATGCCGGGCTCAGCCTGCTGATCGCCGCGTCCTCCCATGCCACCGTCGCCCACAAGGCATGCCAGGCGGGCCGCGAATTCGCGGTGCTGCCTTTTGACAGCATCGACGCCGAACGCACCGGCACTCCCGACGATTTCCGCGTCGACCGGGACGGTGCGGAGCCGATCGCGGTGATTTTCACCAGCGGCTCCACCGGACTGTCCAAAGGTGTGATTCTGACCAGCAACACCCTGCTGTCCATCGTGCTGGAAAACACGCTGACCGAAGAGGGTTTCCGACCGGGAACGGTGACGTTGCTGGTGTTGCCGCTGGCATTCACCCCGGGCCTGGTATACGGACTGCTGATCACCACCGTGCTGGGCGGAACCCTGGTGGTCGAACCAGAACTCAATCCGTCTCGCGCGGTGAATCTGATCGAACAACACTCGGTGCGCGCGATCTTCGGCGTCCCGCTGATCTTCGAGTCCCTTTCTCGGGCAGACGAATTCGACAGCGCCGACCTAAGCTCACTGCAAACCGCAATCGTCGGTGGCGCGGCAGTGCCGGCAGACCTGCTGAAGCGCTGGGCAGACAAAGGCGTATTGCTGCGCCAGATCTACGGGATGACCGAGGCCGGCGGCGTGGCGACAGCGACGCTAAAGGACGACGCACTGGGCCACCCGGACTCGTGCGGCGTCGGCTCGATTTTCACCGAAGTGGCGGTGATGGCCGACGACGGCTCGGCGGTCGGACCTGGCGAACACGGCGAGATCGTGGTCCGCGGCCCCGGCGTCACCCCGGGATATTGGGACGATCCGCAAACCACCGCCGTGGCGATTCGTGACGGCTGGTTACACAGCGGCGATCTGGGGACACGCGACGCACAAGGGCGCATCACTTTCGTCGATCGCATCAAAGACTTGATTATTTCCGGCGGAATCAACATCTCACCGGTGGAGTTGGAAGTGACCATCGCAAGCCTTGACGGCGTCGCCGAGGTGGCCGTCATCGCCGCCCCCGACCCACGATTCGGCGAGACGCCCGCCGCGATCATCACGGTGGCACCCGGAGCCGAAAGCCTCGACGAGGCGACGGTAATCGCGCACTGCGAACAACTGCTGTCCGACTATAAGGTGCCGCGGTACGTGGTGCTTCGATCCGAACCGCTGCCCCGGTTGCCCAGCGGCAAGATCGCCAAACAGGCGGTCCGGGAGGAATATCATGACATTGGGCAACGATTTACCCGCGCGAGATGA
- a CDS encoding cytochrome c oxidase subunit 3 family protein: MQPIATQPSPPLAAKTTKRIPGEAGVWIFILGDICVFAVFFTYYLVQRSKHVEVFDLSQSTLNKNFGAVNTIFLLVSSLFVVLAVRAMRSTERILAQRLVTGAFLCGAAFIIVKTFEYSERIAAHQIPTTNGFYLLYFVLTGLHLFHLILGLGVLTVLFFLARKPDLSPHQWAFFEGGACFWHMVDLLWLVLFPLIFLVR; the protein is encoded by the coding sequence TTGCAGCCCATAGCCACTCAGCCGTCACCACCGCTCGCAGCGAAGACGACAAAGAGGATCCCCGGCGAAGCGGGTGTCTGGATCTTCATCCTCGGCGACATCTGCGTGTTCGCCGTCTTCTTCACCTACTATCTGGTCCAGCGCAGCAAGCACGTCGAAGTGTTCGATCTGTCCCAGTCCACGCTGAATAAGAACTTCGGCGCGGTCAACACCATTTTCCTACTTGTCAGTTCGCTATTCGTCGTGCTGGCTGTTCGCGCCATGAGATCTACCGAGCGGATTCTGGCGCAACGCCTGGTCACCGGCGCCTTTCTCTGCGGCGCGGCGTTCATCATCGTCAAGACCTTCGAATATTCCGAACGGATTGCAGCACACCAGATCCCGACGACCAACGGCTTTTACCTACTTTATTTTGTGCTGACCGGCTTGCACCTGTTTCACCTGATCCTCGGATTGGGAGTGCTCACCGTATTGTTCTTCTTGGCCCGCAAACCCGATCTCTCCCCACACCAGTGGGCGTTCTTCGAAGGCGGCGCTTGTTTTTGGCACATGGTCGACCTGCTCTGGCTGGTACTGTTCCCACTGATCTTCTTGGTCAGGTGA
- a CDS encoding SDR family NAD(P)-dependent oxidoreductase — protein MSTIDGVLDLFAITGRVAVVTGAGSGLGAGFARALAEAGADVVIAGRRVGRLEATADSVRAVGRECLAVPTDVTRPKDCAALVEAAVDHFGRVDVLVNNAGISQVTPASRERPEDFASVVEVNLFGAYWVAQACAGAMGRGSSIINVSSLLGLVKSELPQAAYAASKAGLIGLTRDLSNQWAARKGIRVNAIAPGFVETDMTSEMSQETLGRFLAGCSLGRVATQREIDAVVVFLASPASSYITGSTIAVDGGTSGH, from the coding sequence GTGTCGACGATCGACGGAGTTCTGGACCTGTTCGCCATTACGGGACGCGTGGCAGTCGTGACCGGAGCGGGCAGCGGTCTGGGCGCCGGCTTCGCTCGCGCTCTGGCCGAGGCGGGCGCCGACGTGGTGATTGCCGGTCGCCGGGTGGGGCGGTTGGAGGCCACCGCGGACAGTGTCCGCGCGGTAGGGCGTGAATGCCTAGCGGTGCCTACCGATGTCACACGTCCGAAGGATTGCGCAGCGCTGGTGGAGGCGGCGGTCGACCACTTCGGCCGGGTCGACGTGCTGGTGAACAACGCCGGCATTTCTCAAGTGACACCCGCATCGCGGGAACGACCCGAGGATTTCGCGTCGGTGGTTGAAGTGAACCTGTTCGGCGCCTATTGGGTCGCGCAGGCCTGCGCTGGCGCCATGGGCCGCGGGTCGAGCATCATCAACGTCTCCAGCTTGCTCGGACTGGTCAAATCTGAGCTGCCGCAAGCGGCTTACGCCGCCAGCAAAGCCGGACTGATCGGTTTGACCAGAGACTTGTCCAACCAGTGGGCCGCCCGAAAAGGCATTCGGGTCAATGCCATCGCGCCGGGATTCGTCGAGACCGACATGACCAGCGAGATGTCGCAGGAAACCTTGGGCCGTTTCCTGGCCGGGTGCTCGCTGGGGCGCGTCGCCACTCAGCGCGAGATCGACGCTGTGGTGGTGTTTTTAGCCAGCCCGGCGTCCAGTTACATCACCGGCTCCACGATCGCCGTCGACGGTGGCACCTCGGGTCATTGA
- a CDS encoding TetR/AcrR family transcriptional regulator — translation MASPRNGRRGADEIRTLVLEAAHRLFSEQGYHGTTTRQIAEEAGVGESVLFRNFGSKAELFETTIVSPFSDFVNHWATTWNVSMTSQSDPVEIARSFVKGFYGLADEHKELFRTLVAARVKGGEPVLAEVAARVSGKLAENLRTVRLVLTEHGAARHFRELDAPVTVALSVGSVLSLVLLDDWLFPSDQRRPGRSRQIEEAVQMLLYGVTGR, via the coding sequence GTGGCCAGCCCTCGCAACGGACGCCGCGGCGCCGACGAGATAAGAACCCTCGTCCTAGAGGCTGCGCATCGTCTCTTTTCCGAACAGGGCTATCACGGCACCACCACCCGTCAGATTGCCGAGGAGGCCGGCGTCGGCGAGTCGGTTCTGTTCCGCAATTTCGGCAGTAAGGCTGAGCTGTTCGAGACCACAATCGTCTCGCCGTTCTCCGATTTTGTGAATCACTGGGCTACGACGTGGAACGTAAGCATGACGTCGCAGTCGGATCCCGTGGAGATAGCGCGTTCGTTCGTCAAGGGCTTTTACGGACTGGCCGACGAGCACAAGGAGTTGTTTCGCACGCTGGTGGCGGCGCGGGTCAAAGGCGGTGAGCCGGTACTCGCCGAGGTCGCGGCGCGGGTGAGTGGCAAACTCGCCGAGAATCTACGCACTGTGCGGCTCGTGCTGACCGAGCACGGCGCCGCACGGCATTTCCGTGAGCTTGATGCCCCGGTGACCGTTGCGTTGTCCGTCGGGTCGGTGCTGTCGTTGGTTTTACTGGACGACTGGCTTTTTCCGTCGGATCAGCGTCGCCCGGGCCGGAGCCGCCAGATCGAGGAAGCCGTGCAGATGCTGCTCTACGGGGTGACCGGCCGCTGA
- a CDS encoding TetR/AcrR family transcriptional regulator encodes MTLGNDLPARDDIGPGAGMPPPPVASLSLAGPGRTRRRTNTSVLSGNATEAREQILAAAEKVIARYGVSKTTMDDIGRQAGVSRPTVYRYFGDRDNLLGALIERRARMLFDRARNYIFGFESFDEQLVEGLLYLIDHGLRDPIMRILVGPEYLGVTTPIVNGSALVAELTAEMWEPVLRLAVQRGEIRSDLDLLAVGRWLALVQFVLVGRHDVSGTDDSGTRMLLKTFVLPAFLPGS; translated from the coding sequence ATGACATTGGGCAACGATTTACCCGCGCGAGATGACATCGGGCCCGGCGCCGGCATGCCGCCCCCGCCGGTAGCATCTCTCAGCCTCGCCGGTCCCGGCAGGACCAGGCGGCGCACCAACACCAGCGTTCTGAGCGGCAACGCCACCGAGGCACGCGAACAAATCCTTGCCGCGGCCGAGAAGGTCATTGCGCGCTACGGCGTCTCGAAAACGACGATGGATGACATCGGACGGCAAGCCGGAGTCTCCCGGCCCACCGTGTACCGCTATTTCGGCGACCGCGATAACCTGTTGGGGGCGTTGATCGAACGGCGTGCCCGGATGTTGTTCGACCGAGCTCGCAATTACATCTTTGGGTTTGAGTCTTTCGACGAACAACTCGTCGAGGGGCTGCTCTATCTCATCGACCATGGTCTACGGGACCCGATCATGCGGATCCTGGTCGGTCCCGAATATCTGGGAGTGACCACCCCGATCGTCAACGGATCCGCGCTGGTCGCCGAACTCACCGCCGAGATGTGGGAGCCGGTGCTGCGGCTGGCAGTCCAACGCGGCGAAATCCGTTCGGACCTCGACCTGTTGGCAGTCGGCCGGTGGCTGGCATTGGTGCAGTTCGTCCTGGTCGGTCGCCACGATGTGAGCGGCACCGATGATTCGGGCACTCGGATGTTGTTGAAAACGTTTGTCTTGCCGGCGTTTTTGCCCGGGAGCTAA
- a CDS encoding thiolase C-terminal domain-containing protein — translation MSGFRGSTAVVGVGATDYYKRGTSPLSSAQLVLQAILRACDDAGADPRTVDGFVSYAGDSSEGLAIGAALGVNEVRWSTQVWGGGGGAVAAAVNCAAAAVYSGQAQCVAVYRGLSEATDGRGAYNKGHMGHLYAAHGMIAPAQVCAMRTQRMLDVDGVPPSTLEAVARAGYHHAQNNPNAVAYGQPLDHDRYQGARLISEPLRLFDCSRENDGATAILVVSTESVGDYRGTPAYILSGVQGAAAGWTESVENETTYTSAGFHPSLVNRLWEGAQLSAADVDVAQVYENFTGPAVASMIDHGLCPPGPAAGEVLTVDNLTVHRGRLPINTAGGNIAEGFVHGIGLVAEAVRQIRGGSPNPVSDADVSLLIGGPMAPLVSSTVFGSAATI, via the coding sequence ATGAGCGGGTTTCGCGGCTCGACCGCGGTGGTTGGCGTTGGGGCCACCGACTACTACAAACGCGGCACCAGCCCGCTGTCGTCGGCGCAATTGGTACTGCAGGCGATACTGCGGGCCTGCGACGACGCGGGTGCCGACCCGCGAACCGTCGACGGGTTCGTCTCCTACGCAGGGGATTCCAGCGAAGGTCTGGCTATCGGCGCGGCACTGGGCGTTAATGAGGTCCGCTGGTCGACCCAGGTCTGGGGTGGCGGCGGCGGTGCGGTGGCGGCGGCGGTCAACTGCGCTGCCGCCGCCGTATACAGCGGGCAGGCCCAATGCGTGGCGGTCTACCGCGGCTTATCTGAGGCCACCGACGGGCGCGGGGCATACAACAAGGGACACATGGGCCACCTTTATGCCGCTCACGGGATGATCGCACCGGCCCAGGTGTGCGCGATGCGTACCCAGCGGATGCTCGACGTCGACGGTGTGCCGCCCTCGACCCTGGAGGCGGTCGCACGTGCCGGCTATCACCATGCGCAGAACAATCCAAACGCGGTCGCCTACGGTCAGCCGCTCGATCACGACCGCTACCAGGGTGCCCGACTCATTTCCGAGCCGCTTCGACTCTTTGACTGCTCTCGTGAAAATGACGGCGCCACCGCGATTTTAGTCGTCAGCACCGAAAGCGTGGGGGACTATCGCGGGACGCCGGCCTACATCCTGTCCGGAGTGCAGGGCGCCGCCGCCGGCTGGACCGAATCGGTCGAAAACGAAACCACCTACACGAGTGCGGGATTCCATCCCTCTTTGGTGAACCGACTTTGGGAAGGTGCGCAACTCAGTGCGGCAGATGTCGACGTGGCGCAGGTGTATGAGAACTTCACCGGTCCCGCGGTCGCGTCCATGATCGACCACGGGCTGTGCCCGCCAGGGCCAGCGGCCGGCGAGGTCCTGACCGTCGACAACCTGACGGTCCACCGCGGCCGTCTGCCCATCAACACCGCCGGCGGAAACATCGCCGAAGGTTTCGTGCACGGGATCGGACTGGTGGCCGAGGCGGTACGGCAGATCCGCGGAGGTTCACCCAATCCTGTTTCCGATGCCGATGTTTCGCTACTCATCGGCGGTCCAATGGCTCCGCTCGTCAGCTCGACCGTGTTCGGGTCGGCGGCGACGATCTGA
- a CDS encoding aldehyde dehydrogenase has product MHVHEELFIGGEWCKPASKARIRVVCPSTEETIGQVPEAGAEDVDVAVRAARSAFDRGAWWAMNVSERVDVLERALQLLGSRIDEIATLVTAQMGLPTSIAGIQIPGALETGRYFLHVAQDDSVSELRRTQLGAAAVVKEPVGVVASIAPWNGPFNMAISKIIPALVTGCSVVYKPAPETPLDAFFIAEALSQAGLPAGIFNLITGGRESGAALVNHRGIDKVSFTGSTAAGREIGRQCGGSFKRLQLELGGKSAAIVLDDADIATTMAGLAMGCFFNTGQVCAAYSRVLLPASRHDEFTAALVATAESFTVGDPFDAATTMGPLVSARQRERVLNYVDAGKQEGAVIATGGGIPPGLDKGFYVQPTVFTGADNSMRICREEIFGPVVSVLRYETVDQAIAIANDSDYGLHGAVFTTDPRRAAEVARRVHTGTFSVNAFVYNTEAPFGGVKNSGIGRDTGPEAVQAYYELKTINLDAPTAAIFS; this is encoded by the coding sequence ATGCACGTGCATGAGGAGTTATTCATAGGCGGCGAGTGGTGCAAACCCGCGTCGAAGGCGCGGATCAGGGTGGTGTGCCCGTCCACCGAAGAGACCATCGGACAGGTGCCCGAGGCCGGCGCCGAGGACGTCGATGTGGCGGTACGAGCCGCCCGCAGCGCTTTCGACCGGGGAGCCTGGTGGGCTATGAATGTGTCCGAACGCGTCGACGTGCTCGAGCGCGCTCTGCAACTGCTCGGGTCGCGAATCGATGAGATCGCCACGCTGGTGACCGCGCAGATGGGTCTTCCGACCAGCATTGCCGGCATTCAGATCCCCGGTGCGCTGGAGACCGGACGCTACTTTCTCCATGTCGCGCAGGACGATTCGGTCAGCGAACTGCGACGAACACAGCTGGGGGCCGCAGCGGTCGTCAAGGAGCCGGTGGGTGTGGTCGCGTCCATCGCGCCGTGGAACGGTCCCTTCAACATGGCGATCTCCAAGATCATCCCCGCCCTGGTCACGGGCTGCAGCGTCGTCTACAAGCCAGCCCCGGAGACCCCGCTCGACGCTTTCTTTATCGCCGAGGCTCTCAGCCAAGCGGGCCTGCCGGCGGGGATATTCAACCTGATCACCGGCGGCCGGGAATCCGGTGCGGCGCTGGTGAATCACCGCGGGATCGACAAGGTCAGCTTCACCGGGTCCACCGCCGCCGGCCGCGAGATCGGACGACAGTGTGGCGGAAGCTTCAAGCGTCTGCAGCTCGAACTGGGCGGCAAATCAGCGGCAATCGTTCTCGACGACGCCGACATCGCGACGACCATGGCGGGGCTGGCGATGGGCTGCTTTTTCAATACCGGTCAGGTGTGTGCGGCCTACAGTCGCGTGCTCCTACCGGCAAGTCGTCACGACGAATTCACCGCGGCCCTGGTAGCCACCGCCGAATCGTTCACGGTGGGCGATCCGTTCGACGCCGCCACGACGATGGGCCCGCTGGTTTCGGCGCGTCAGCGCGAACGGGTGCTGAACTACGTCGATGCCGGCAAGCAGGAAGGGGCCGTAATCGCCACCGGCGGCGGGATTCCCCCGGGCCTGGACAAGGGTTTCTACGTCCAGCCCACCGTCTTCACCGGCGCCGACAATTCGATGCGGATCTGCCGTGAAGAAATCTTTGGGCCAGTGGTGTCGGTATTGCGCTACGAAACTGTCGATCAGGCGATCGCGATAGCTAACGACTCCGATTACGGGCTGCACGGCGCCGTGTTCACCACGGACCCACGCCGGGCCGCCGAGGTCGCGCGCCGCGTGCACACGGGCACTTTCAGCGTCAATGCGTTTGTCTACAACACCGAGGCACCATTCGGCGGAGTGAAGAACTCCGGCATCGGCCGCGACACCGGCCCCGAAGCAGTGCAGGCCTATTACGAGTTGAAGACCATCAACCTTGATGCTCCGACCGCGGCCATTTTCAGCTGA
- a CDS encoding cytochrome P450 — MNTIEAVPADLVVDFDVYDPTLAAPEDVFNQRIEEVAGVGPVVYSPLYGGHWIVTRYQEITEVLRDPARFSSYPNNLIPHGFGKFIPLEDDPPTHTVYRRALQPLFNSHRMNAMEPQIRAIVTELIDGLAARGSAEFISEFAHELPARVFLALMGWPLADAPMFTEATGTTLHGIPGASEEESIAARAEAADRMMAYFAAIVADRRSGSADASDVTASIINSDIVIDTQPRPLTDDELCNVFMLLLIAGLHTTQGSLAWGLMHLGAHREQRDALVQDPSLIPAAVEEVLRMEAAVSAGRSVVHDTELGGVHPRAGDQLLVVLAAANRDEREFDNPDVEPDPDRPSVSNTAQVRGVLELHIRFTPEVPAA, encoded by the coding sequence ATGAACACCATCGAAGCAGTCCCCGCGGATCTGGTTGTCGATTTCGATGTGTACGACCCCACCCTGGCCGCGCCCGAAGACGTGTTCAACCAGCGAATTGAGGAGGTGGCCGGCGTCGGTCCGGTCGTCTACTCCCCTTTGTATGGCGGACATTGGATCGTCACCCGGTACCAGGAGATCACTGAGGTGCTACGCGACCCAGCCCGATTCTCCAGCTACCCGAACAACTTGATACCGCACGGGTTTGGCAAGTTCATTCCCCTCGAGGACGACCCACCAACGCACACCGTTTACCGGCGTGCGCTGCAACCGCTTTTCAATTCGCACCGGATGAACGCGATGGAACCGCAAATTCGCGCCATCGTGACCGAGTTGATCGACGGACTCGCCGCCCGCGGGTCGGCGGAGTTCATTTCCGAATTCGCTCACGAGTTGCCTGCACGCGTATTCCTGGCATTGATGGGCTGGCCGCTGGCGGACGCGCCTATGTTCACCGAAGCCACCGGCACCACGCTGCATGGCATCCCTGGCGCCAGCGAGGAAGAGTCCATCGCCGCCCGGGCCGAAGCGGCGGACAGAATGATGGCCTACTTCGCCGCAATAGTCGCCGACCGGCGCAGTGGAAGTGCGGACGCGTCGGACGTGACGGCATCGATCATTAACAGCGACATCGTAATTGATACTCAGCCACGGCCACTCACCGATGACGAGTTGTGCAACGTTTTCATGCTGCTACTCATCGCCGGTTTGCACACCACTCAGGGGTCGTTGGCGTGGGGCCTCATGCACCTCGGCGCCCACCGCGAGCAGCGGGACGCGCTGGTCCAAGACCCCAGTCTGATCCCCGCGGCCGTGGAGGAAGTACTACGCATGGAGGCCGCAGTATCCGCGGGACGCAGCGTGGTCCACGACACCGAACTGGGCGGTGTGCACCCACGGGCCGGTGATCAGCTGCTGGTGGTGCTCGCCGCGGCCAACCGCGACGAGCGGGAGTTCGACAACCCGGACGTCGAGCCCGATCCCGATCGGCCGTCGGTATCGAACACCGCGCAGGTGCGTGGCGTATTGGAGTTGCACATTCGCTTCACCCCTGAGGTGCCTGCAGCGTAA
- a CDS encoding cytochrome C oxidase subunit IV family protein, protein MTTLLRTPATAVWVILVAATGVSWALGTQHGMPNHQLASVIILLIAFIKVRLVGLYFMELREAPNVLRGLFEAYCLIVCALLLGVFIFA, encoded by the coding sequence ATGACGACCCTACTTCGCACGCCTGCAACGGCGGTCTGGGTGATACTGGTGGCCGCTACCGGGGTATCCTGGGCGCTCGGTACTCAGCATGGCATGCCCAATCACCAGCTCGCCAGCGTGATCATCTTGCTGATCGCCTTCATCAAAGTCCGCTTGGTTGGCCTTTATTTCATGGAGTTGCGCGAGGCGCCAAATGTCTTGCGCGGGTTGTTCGAAGCGTATTGCCTGATCGTGTGCGCGCTGCTCCTAGGAGTTTTTATTTTCGCCTAA
- a CDS encoding Zn-ribbon domain-containing OB-fold protein — protein MTATIPVDLESTAEAHGKAVAAGDNKAVLADFLPDRIGQLIASADVPARLKGAQVRSISEAESGSYDVIIRYTKLDDQWFELRSRWVLFTDGSWRVASVRNIPDTPPWVGLTGPSDDGLDTPHWEGLRAGKLLLQRCRECATWIWSPRPICPACHSFDTAFEAVDPVGTIYSWTRTWQPFAAEATGHLPYVVVLVELPSAGGRRVLGVLAQADRVTPRIGATVRGAIDQPADDRYWPLVRWHLDPDSDVEAR, from the coding sequence ATGACCGCCACGATCCCGGTCGACCTGGAAAGCACCGCTGAGGCCCATGGCAAAGCCGTCGCCGCGGGCGACAATAAGGCGGTGTTGGCAGATTTCCTGCCCGACCGCATCGGGCAACTGATCGCCTCGGCCGATGTACCTGCCCGGCTCAAGGGTGCCCAGGTGCGCTCTATCAGCGAAGCAGAGTCGGGAAGCTACGACGTCATCATCCGTTACACCAAGCTCGACGACCAATGGTTCGAATTGCGCAGCCGTTGGGTGCTTTTCACCGATGGCAGCTGGCGGGTGGCCAGTGTGCGCAACATCCCCGATACGCCACCCTGGGTGGGCCTTACCGGCCCGTCGGACGATGGCCTCGACACGCCACACTGGGAAGGGCTGCGCGCGGGAAAGCTGCTGCTGCAGCGGTGTCGTGAGTGTGCGACGTGGATCTGGTCGCCGCGCCCCATCTGCCCCGCATGTCATAGTTTCGACACTGCCTTCGAGGCGGTCGACCCGGTCGGGACCATCTACTCGTGGACGCGAACCTGGCAGCCGTTCGCCGCGGAGGCCACCGGCCACCTGCCCTATGTCGTGGTGCTAGTGGAGCTCCCCTCGGCCGGTGGCCGCCGGGTCCTGGGCGTGCTCGCCCAGGCCGACAGGGTGACCCCCCGTATCGGTGCGACGGTGCGTGGGGCCATCGACCAGCCCGCCGACGACCGGTACTGGCCCCTGGTGCGCTGGCACCTGGACCCCGATTCGGACGTGGAGGCACGATGA